The DNA region ATTTTCAAGGCGACCAGGATTGGTTGCAAGCTCTTCATATGTCTGAAACTGCAAAAGATCAATATAGAGTGCATTAGGCATATTCGCCTTAATCCAGGATGTTTTACCGGTCCCGCGTGGTCCAAAAAGAAAGAGACTTGATTGGTGTTCAAGGGGTAAATTTAACATTCTTTTGAACATATCACACACTTTCAGGTTATTTTTATATAGCCCGCTATACACTTTACGACTAAATCAGCATGGTTCGCTATGCGAAAATAGTCAATATTTAGTGTAATTACTCCATAAAACTAGGTGTATGAAGCTTAATTTTATATCTGATCTTTCTTTTTTCATACAGCCCAAGGTTTTATTCTGAGTTAAACAAATGGTGCATATAGTGCCCAGGGTTGTCTAAAAAACGTTTGGTAATCTGATAGTGTTCAGTATCAAAGTATGAAATAGATTTCAAAATTTCTGAATCGCATGAATAAATCGTTGCATTTGGATAGGCTAATAATATCGGCGAATGAGTTGCGATAATAAATTGCGCATGACTGTTTTTGCACAATTCGTTGATAATGACCATCAACGATAATTGTCGCTGTGGTGATAGTGCAGCCTCAGGTTCGTCCAATATAAAAAATGAATTGTCAGATAGGCTGTTTTTAAAAAAAGATAAAAAGCTTTCACCATGCGATTGTTCATGGAGTGATTTTCCTCCATAGGGAGCGTAAGCTTTGTGATCTATTCGTGCTAAATAATCGATATGATTAGCAACATTAAAAAAGCTTTCTGCTCTAAAAAAATATCCATATTTCGGTTTGTATCTCCACGAAAGTGTTATATTTTCTGCAAGGCCTTGTACGCCTGCATATGTTTTTTCTTCAGATGTTTTGAAATTGATATTTTTGCTGCCACCCTCAGAACCAAATCCTGCTTTATTTGCAATAGCTTCAAGGATCGTTGATTTTCCCGTGCCATTTTCGCCAACAAAAAAGGTGACTTGTGTTGGAAAAACAATTTCTTTGAGGTTCTTAATAATGTTGAGAGAAAAAGGGTACTGGTTGACATCAGTTGATGTCTGTAAAACTATTTTTGCTTTATCGAGCAATGGTCCCTGCAAAAGAGGCATAGAGTTTTTTAATGCTTTTTTCATATTGTTTTTTATACCGTATCCACCATAAATGACTTACTTTTCATTGGTGTGAATAGTAATTAAACATTTTAATATTTTTGAGATTTTAAGACAGAATAAATCCATTGTAGTGTTTTTTCAATCATGCCAAATTTTGGGTCAATAACCCCATGTCCCATATTTTCAACACGATAGTACGTTACCGAAACACCGGATCTTTGTGCTTGATCTACAAATACGTCACTTGTATCGATGATTGTATCTTCAGTTCCTGTTACAACAAGCAAAGGAGTTCTTATTGTTGCGTAGGCTGTATTACGTTTTTTTTCTTCAAAAACATCAGCATGGTAACGATATGTTAGACCAGCGAACCATTTTTTAGAAGATGGATTGCGTTTAATTTCTTCAAATTTTTTATAAAATTTTTCTTTTGACCAAGGGAGCTCATAAAGTCCAATTAACCACATCAACCATGAATCAGCGTGAAAAAAATTCCAAATTTGCTCGGGCCATGCGTTATCAGTAGCTCCTGCCCAATTTACTGTAGCTAAGGTTTCATTGGGGTATTTTAATGTTAATGAAAGAGCTAATGGGCCGCCTTCGGAGCCACCAATAAAAATGAGTGAGCCATCCCAACCAACAGGAGGATTGCTTTTCAATGCTTCAATAACATTGCAATGATCGTTAAAGCGATTTGTGCGCGTATAATGTTCAAAGAATTCTTCTTCATCAATAGTGTTGCCATCAATCCCTCTTTTTTCTATGGTGACCACACTTAGCCCCATTTGATTAAGTGATTGATGCAAGCCCCAGGCAGTGTGAATACGCATAACGCTCTCTAGATCTCCTTTTAGAGATGATCCTTCGCAGATGATGACAATGGGATGTTTTTTATTTGTGTTGATGTGGGGAATAAAATAATAAACGATTTTAGATGCATCATCACGATTAACTGTATGACGAATATTTTCAGAGATTTCATATATTGTCTTTGCATGCAACTGAAAACTTAAGAATAAAAAAGCAAGTATCAATGACTTTTTTATATATGAGAACATAAGAACCCCTAAGAGATATTTTGCTTCAAGAGTATAAATGTATCATCAGTTGACTTTACTTGAATTTGATGGACTTTCTCATCTTCGTTTCGTTCAAAGATACATACCAGGTCAGTTACATTTGAAAACCATTCATACGGTGAGCTTGGAAGGATTTGAATACAAAGACCTTCTCCTTTGGGATATACCAATAGAGATCCTTGTTCAGATGCTACTATTTC from Candidatus Dependentiae bacterium includes:
- a CDS encoding prolyl oligopeptidase family serine peptidase, giving the protein MFSYIKKSLILAFLFLSFQLHAKTIYEISENIRHTVNRDDASKIVYYFIPHINTNKKHPIVIICEGSSLKGDLESVMRIHTAWGLHQSLNQMGLSVVTIEKRGIDGNTIDEEEFFEHYTRTNRFNDHCNVIEALKSNPPVGWDGSLIFIGGSEGGPLALSLTLKYPNETLATVNWAGATDNAWPEQIWNFFHADSWLMWLIGLYELPWSKEKFYKKFEEIKRNPSSKKWFAGLTYRYHADVFEEKKRNTAYATIRTPLLVVTGTEDTIIDTSDVFVDQAQRSGVSVTYYRVENMGHGVIDPKFGMIEKTLQWIYSVLKSQKY
- a CDS encoding AAA family ATPase, with product MPLLQGPLLDKAKIVLQTSTDVNQYPFSLNIIKNLKEIVFPTQVTFFVGENGTGKSTILEAIANKAGFGSEGGSKNINFKTSEEKTYAGVQGLAENITLSWRYKPKYGYFFRAESFFNVANHIDYLARIDHKAYAPYGGKSLHEQSHGESFLSFFKNSLSDNSFFILDEPEAALSPQRQLSLMVIINELCKNSHAQFIIATHSPILLAYPNATIYSCDSEILKSISYFDTEHYQITKRFLDNPGHYMHHLFNSE